In Schlegelella aquatica, one DNA window encodes the following:
- the glmM gene encoding phosphoglucosamine mutase — MSRRYFGTDGIRGTVGQPPITPDFVLRLGHAVGRVLKQQVKRPVVLIGKDTRISGYMLESALEAGFASAGVDVLLSGPLPTPGVAYLTRALRLDLGVVISASHNPYPDNGIKFFSATGEKLPDDWEQAVEAALDEPAQWVDSSGLGRARRLDDAQGRYIEFCKSTFGNDLSLKGLKVVVDAAHGAAYQVAPSVFHELGAEVVSIGCAPDGFNINAGLGATSPSALQAAVREHGADYGIALDGDADRLQLVDAEGRLYNGDELLYVMVADRLAHGQPVAGAVGTLMTNMAVELALAARGVPFVRAKVGDRYVLEELQSRGWLLGGEGSGHLLALDKHTTGDGIVSALQVLQAVMRSGRTLADLLEGVALFPQTLINVRLRAGQDWRSNPALAAAQEEVQARLGQRGRVLIRPSGTEPLLRVMVEADDAQLARACAQKLADAVAAS, encoded by the coding sequence ATGAGCAGAAGGTATTTTGGGACCGACGGCATCCGAGGAACGGTCGGGCAGCCGCCCATCACGCCGGATTTCGTGCTGCGCCTGGGCCATGCCGTGGGGCGCGTGCTCAAGCAGCAGGTCAAGCGGCCGGTCGTGCTGATCGGCAAGGACACGCGCATCTCCGGCTACATGCTGGAATCGGCCCTGGAGGCTGGCTTTGCCTCGGCCGGGGTGGACGTCCTGCTCAGCGGCCCGCTGCCCACGCCCGGCGTGGCTTACCTCACCCGCGCGCTGCGGCTCGACCTCGGCGTCGTCATCAGCGCCTCGCACAACCCGTATCCCGACAACGGCATCAAGTTCTTCTCGGCCACCGGCGAGAAGCTGCCGGACGACTGGGAGCAGGCGGTCGAGGCCGCTCTCGACGAGCCGGCCCAGTGGGTCGATTCGTCCGGGCTGGGCCGGGCCCGGCGCCTGGACGACGCGCAGGGCCGGTACATCGAGTTCTGCAAGAGCACCTTCGGCAACGACCTGTCGCTCAAGGGCCTGAAGGTGGTGGTGGACGCCGCACACGGGGCCGCGTATCAGGTGGCGCCCAGCGTCTTCCATGAGCTCGGGGCCGAGGTCGTCTCGATCGGTTGCGCGCCGGATGGCTTCAACATCAACGCCGGGCTGGGGGCCACGTCGCCGTCGGCCTTGCAGGCGGCGGTGCGGGAGCACGGTGCCGACTACGGCATCGCGCTGGATGGCGACGCCGACCGGCTCCAACTGGTCGACGCCGAGGGGCGCCTCTACAACGGGGACGAACTGCTCTACGTGATGGTGGCCGATCGCTTGGCGCACGGCCAGCCGGTGGCGGGCGCCGTCGGCACGCTGATGACCAACATGGCCGTGGAGCTCGCCCTGGCCGCGCGGGGCGTGCCGTTCGTGCGTGCCAAAGTCGGCGACCGCTATGTGCTGGAGGAACTCCAATCGCGCGGCTGGCTGCTGGGCGGCGAGGGCTCCGGTCACCTGTTGGCGCTGGACAAGCACACGACCGGCGACGGCATCGTCAGCGCCTTGCAGGTGCTGCAAGCGGTGATGCGCAGCGGTCGCACGCTGGCCGACCTGCTCGAGGGCGTGGCCCTGTTCCCGCAGACGCTCATCAACGTGCGGCTGCGCGCGGGGCAGGACTGGCGCTCCAACCCCGCTTTGGCGGCGGCGCAGGAGGAGGTCCAGGCCCGCCTGGGGCAGCGGGGGCGGGTGCTGATCCGACCCTCGGGCACGGAACCCTTGCTGCGGGTGATGGTGGAGGCCGACGACGCGCAGCTGGCACGTGCCTGCGCGCAGAAGCTCGCGGACGCAGTCGCCGCGTCCTGA